Proteins encoded together in one Passer domesticus isolate bPasDom1 chromosome 6, bPasDom1.hap1, whole genome shotgun sequence window:
- the TMEM63C gene encoding calcium permeable stress-gated cation channel 1, with protein sequence MESTYSMEPAPDGAGLTSLDVLIFLDAPVNGTEEQCFSARSRSTVLEGLPFGGVPTVLAINFILWLLLLLIFSCLRKAAWDYGRLALLMDNDSLTSLFYGEQSEKEKSPSESSPLDADNKDVGFCSWLLSIYQMKDEEIQSKCGIDATTYLSFQRHLLVLLMLVCVLSVAVILPVNFSGDLLGHNPTHFGRTTIANIPTQDRLLWLHSIFALIYFIFTILCMAHHSVHLEYRENEKVARTLMVTHIPKEITDPSLIIKHFHEAYPSCTVTNVQFCFDVRKLMKLDAERRKAMKGRLYFTTKAQKEGKIMIKTHPCARIFCCRFCGFDEVDAEQYYGELEEKLTDEFNAERNRITLKRLDMAFVTFQDERMTAVILKDYNHIHCRKHPQQSSVTTVVKSHHWGVRYAPSPSDIIWENLSVRGTSWWVRFILLNICLFVLLFFLTTPAIIVNTMDMFNVTHPVESLKNPIITQFFPTLLLWAFSVFLPFLVYYSAFFESHWTRSSENQITMHKCFFFLVFMVIILPSLGLSSLDLFFRWLFDTHFLDEAEIKFQCVFLPDNGAFFVNYVVTSSLIGTAMELLRIPGLLVYTARLCFAKSEPERLHVKRSQAYQFQFGLEYAWTCCIFSVVMTYSITCPIIVPFGLLYMLLKHMVDRYNIYYVYIPTKLNQRLHVAAISQVVVAPILCMFWLLFFSVLRLGPTRPVTLFTFVVLLSCIIFSFFGLCLKKLQPRKPSSYQMSDQSEGAFNDVERSSVSSTPNSNLFVATVLQEPELSLTPAASPAHQSYGTMGNHLEPAEDGEDGGLQSFETELETVEGEYRSGPVIESQARYQ encoded by the exons ATGGAGAGCACGTACTCGATGGAGCCGGCGCCTGATGGTGCTGGCCTCACCTCGCTGGATGTGCTCATCTTCCTGGATGCCCCGGTGAACGGCACAGAGGAGCAGTGCTTCAGCGCCCGCTCCCGCAGCACCGTCCTGGAGGGGCTGCCCTTTGGTGGTGTGCCCACCGTGCTCGCCATCAACTTCATCCTCTGGCTG CTTCTCCTTCTGATCTTCTCATGTCTTCGGAAAGCAGCTTGGGACTATGGACGCCTGGCGCTGCTGATGGACAATGACAG CCTGACATCGCTTTTCTATGGAGAGCAGAGTGAGAAGGAGAAGTCCCCGTCAGAGAGCAGCCCTCTGGATGCTGACAACAAGGATGTG GGATTCTGTTCCTGGCTCCTTTCTATCTACCAGATGAA GGATGAGGAGATTCAGAGCAAGTGTGGGATCGATGCCACCACCTACCTCTCCTTCCAGCGGCACCTCCTGGTCCTGCTGATGCTGGTTTGCGTGCTCTCCGTGGCTGTCATCCTGCCTGTCAACTTCTCAGGGGACCTCCTGG GACACAATCCTACCCACTTCGGCCGGACAACCATCGCCAACATCCCAACTCA AGATCGtctcctgtggctgcacagcaTCTTTGCCCTAATATATTTTATCTTCACCATCCTTTGTATGGCTCACCACTCTGTCCACCTGGAATACAGAGAGAATGAGAAG GTCGCCCGGACACTGATGGTTACCCACATCCCCAAGGAGATCACAGACCCTTCACTTATCATCAAGCATTTCCA CGAGGCTTATCCCAGCTGCACCGTCACCAATGTCCAGTTCTGCTTTGACGTGCGCAAGCTGATGAAGCTGGATGCGGAGCG GCGCAAAGCAATGAAGGGGCGGCTTTATTTCACTACCAAGGCACAGAAAGAGGGGAAGATCATGATCAAAACTCACCCCTGCGCCCGCATCTTCTGCTGCCGCTTCTGTGGCTTTGATGAG gTGGATGCTGAGCAGTATTAtggggagctggaggagaagcTCACAGATGAGTTCAATGCGGAGCGCAACCGCATCACACTCAAGCGGCTTGATATGGCCTTTGTCACCTTCCAGGACGAGCGGATGACAGCTGT GATTTTGAAGGACTACAACCACATCCACTGCCGCAAGCACCCCCAGCAGTCCTCTGTCACCACCGTGGTCAAGTCACACCACTGGGGTGTTCGCTATGCCCCTTCACCCAGTGATATCATCTG GGAGAATTTATCAGTCCGTGGCACATCGTGGTGGGTGCGATTCATTCTGCTTAATATCTGCCTGTTCgtccttcttttcttcctcacaACACCAGCCATTATTGTCAACACTATGGACATGTTCAATGTCACACACCCTGTGGAGAGCCTCAAG AACCCCATCATCACCCAGTTCTTCCCcacgctgctgctctgggccttctctgtcttcctgcccttccttgTGTACTACTCAGCATTCTTCGAGTCTCACTGGACAAG GTCAAGTGAAAATCAGATCACCATGCACAAGTGCTTCTTCTTCCTGGTGTTCATGGTTATCATCCTGCCCTCGCTGGGTCTGAGCAG cctggacCTGTTTTTCCGCTGGCTCTTCGACACGCACTTTCTGGATGAGGCTGAAATCAAGTTCCA GTGCGTTTTCCTCCCAGACAATGGCGCCTTCTTCGTCAACTATGTAGTGACCTCCAGCCTGATTGGGAcagccatggagctgctgcGCATCCCAGGCCTCCTCGTCTACACTGCTCGCCTCTGCTTTGCCAAGTCGGAGCCCGAGCGGCTCCATGTCAAGCGG AGCCAAGCATACCAGTTCCAGTTTGGACTAGAGTACGCCTGGACCTGCTGTATCTTCTCCGTTGTCATGACCTACAGCATCACCTGCCCCATCATCGTCCCCTTTG GGCTGCTCTACATGCTGCTCAAGCACATGGTTGACCGCTACAACATTTACTACGTGTACATCCCCACCAAACTGAACCAGCGCCTCCACGTCGCCGCCATCAGCCAGGTCGTGGTGGCCCCCATCCTCTGCATGTTCTGGCTGCTCTTCTTCTCCGTCCTGCGCCTTG GTCCCACCCGGCCTGTCACCCTCTTCACCTTTGTGGTCCTCCTTTCCTGCATCATCTTCTCCTTCTTTGGCCTCTGCTTGAAGAAGCTGCAGCCACGGAAACCCTCTAGCTACCAG atgTCTGACCAGTCTGAGGGCGCCTTCAATGATGTGGAGCGGAGCAGCGTTTCCTCCACCCCTAACTCCAAT CTCTTTGTGGCCACTGTCCTGCAGGAGCCTGAGCTGAGCCTGACCCCGGCAGCCTCTCCGGCACACCAGTCCTATGGCACCATGGGCAACCACCTGGAGCCAGCGGAGGATGGGGAGGATGGGGGGCTGCAGAGCTTCGAGACAGAGCTGGAGACCGTGGAGGGCGAGTACAGGAGCGGCCCCGTGATAGAGAGCCAGGCTCGGTACCAGTGA